A single window of Salvia splendens isolate huo1 chromosome 8, SspV2, whole genome shotgun sequence DNA harbors:
- the LOC121746112 gene encoding uncharacterized protein LOC121746112, with protein sequence MSAEETFLNLFDTYWFEHRPFAPTKKAAPPLSQAEKGGAPQESPKKLNKITTLMRKSHSDHNLTSKLDATSSSSEPSSPSPKSVLGPHLQTILSGKEVESFVEEEELKKINKAAGENEEKAIRRRHRRKRRGGASKSLTELEVEELKGFMDLGFVFSDEDRDSNSRLGSIIPGLMGKGASETTPSRPYLSEAWERMEEEERRNSVMEWRIPAFGNEMELKDHLRFWAHSVASTVR encoded by the coding sequence ATGTCAGCGGAAGAAACATTCTTAAACCTCTTCGACACGTACTGGTTCGAGCACAGACCTTTCGCTCCCACAAAAAAGGCGGCGCCGCCGTTATCGCAAGCCGAAAAAGGCGGCGCTCCTCAAGAATCGCCGAAGAAGCTGAACAAGATCACAACGCTAATGAGAAAATCCCACAGCGACCACAACCTCACCTCCAAATTAGAcgccacatcatcatcatcggaGCCGAGCTCTCCGTCGCCGAAGTCCGTCCTCGGGCCCCACCTCCAGACGATCCTCTCCGGCAAAGAAGTCGAGAGCTTCGTCGAGGAAGAagaattgaaaaaaatcaacaagGCCGCGGGGGAGAATGAGGAGAAGGCTATTCGTCGTCGTCATCGGAGGAAGAGGAGGGGCGGGGCGAGCAAGAGCTTGACGGAGCTGGAGGTGGAGGAGCTGAAGGGGTTTATGGATCTAGGGTTTGTATTTTCGGATGAGGATCGGGATTCCAATTCGAGATTGGGGTCGATCATTCCCGGGCTGATGGGGAAGGGGGCGAGTGAAACGACGCCGTCGCGGCCGTATCTGTCGGAGGCGTGGGAGaggatggaggaggaggagaggaggAATTCGGTGATGGAGTGGAGGATTCCGGCTTTCGGTAACGAGATGGAGCTCAAGGATCATCTCAGATTCTGGGCTCATTCTGTTGCTTCTACTGTTAGATGA
- the LOC121745570 gene encoding chaperone protein dnaJ C76, chloroplastic-like, translating to MAQLLPPVCTDALKFQNPLTSLCPRSRCAAAGKNNVGWSSYGGKRKGVWRIRVASQESASSEDVADDYYAVLGLLPDATPEQIKKAYYNCMKSCHPDLSGDDPETTNFCMFINEVYEILSDPVQRMVYDEIHGYALTAINPFFDDSSTKDHVFVDEFSCIGCKNCANVCSEVFSIEEDFGRARAYNQAGMLDKVQQAVESCPVDCIHWTSAAQLSLLEDEMRRVERVNVALMLSGMGSASADVFRMASGRWEKRQAKVLAQAKVRMMKQKDSAQTPTYWDNLWGNTKDYESKANKEEEVKERAARAAAAARRWREYSRRGADKRPTFKLPEAVSNKE from the exons ATGGCTCAGTTACTGCCGCCAGTTTGCACAGATGCACTCAAATTTCAGAATCCATTGACAAGTTTGTGCCCAAGAAGCAGATGTGCTGCAGCAGGAAAAAATAATGTGGGATGGAGCAGCTATGGAGGGAAAAGGAAAGGGGTTTGGAGAATCAGGGTTGCATCTCAGGAATCTGCATCTTCTGAGGATGTTGCAGATGATTATTATGCTGTTTTGGGTCTG CTTCCGGACGCGACCCCGGAGCAAATAAAGAAAGCCTATTATAATTGCATGAAATCTTGCCATCCGGATTTGAGTGGTGATGATCCGGAGACGACGAATTTCTGCATGTTCATAAACGAGGTGTACGAG ATTCTGAGCGATCCTGTCCAGAGAATGGTGTATGATGAAATTCATGGATACGCTCTCACTGCAATCAATCCGTTTTTCGATGATTCCAGCACAAAAGATCATGTGTTTGTGGACGAGTTTAGTTGCATAG GCTGCAAGAACTGTGCCAATGTTTGCTCGGAAGTTTTTTCCATTGAGGAAGACTTTGGAAGAGCCAGAGCTTATAACCAAGCCGGGATGCTCGACAAAGTTCAACAAGCAGTTGAGAGCTG CCCAGTTGATTGTATTCATTGGACTTCTGCTGCTCAGTTATCGCTTCTAGAAGATGAAATGCGGAGAGTAGAAAGAGTGAAT GTTGCTTTGATGCTCTCGGGCATGGGCTCAGCATCCGCGGATGTCTTTCGGATG GCGAGCGGTAGATGGGAAAAGAGACAAGCTAAAGTATTG GCACAGGCTAAAGTGAGGATGATGAAGCAGAAAGATTCTGCCCAAACTCCGACTTATTGGGACAACCTTTGGGGCAACACGAAAGACTATGAAAGCAAAGCTAATAAAG AGGAAGAAGTGAAAGAGAGGGCAGCACGAGCTGCTGCAGCTGCTCgtagatggagagagtattCCAGGAGAGGCGCGGACAAGCGTCCCACATTCAAACTTCCAGAAGCCGTCTCTAACAAGGAGTAG